From the Oryzias latipes chromosome 22, ASM223467v1 genome, one window contains:
- the dlk1 gene encoding protein delta homolog 1, which translates to MMMHLIWVVFILSVAGMVKGWECSAGCSPENGFCERQGKCRCKPGWEGENCDRCIPFPGCLHGSCEKAWQCICKEGWVGSLCDQDTRLCSSRPCSSNATCVETGEGGYMCICPQGFAGKDCHLKKQLCLENGSPCQNGGTCVDASGSAASPFCSCPSGFSGDFCEIGVDSCQPNPCLNYGNCTNHGLTFTCVCPPGFSGFTCNDSTSSSSCAGRPCSNSGTCVRQLDGTFQCVCQKGFAGPTCSLRHRPKSRNKLLGARPVEHHMLALAPQHYSLPAHAFHKLLKPPDRDLLKITLKETVHSSGVLVTHGQLICFGMLALLTCLVILGTTGIVLFGRCETWLANAKYSQLVRQQREHLLREVGSPSQEEPEHSVNIILPEKIRLSSFGRHYTSI; encoded by the exons atgaTGATGCATCTGATCTGGGTGGTCTTCATTCTTAGTGTGGCAGGCATGGTAAAAG GCTGGGAATGCAGCGCAGGGTGCAGTCCAGAAAATGGGTTTTGTGAGAGGCAGGGGAAGTGCAG GTGCAAACCTGGGTGGGAAGGAGAGAACTGTGACCGGTGCATTCCCTTCCCTGGATGTCTGCACGGCTCATGTGAAAAGGCATGGCAGTGTATCTGCAAAGAGGGCTGGGTGGGCAGCCTGTGTGACCAAG ATACCCGCCTGTGCTCATCCAGGCCGTGTTCCAGCAACGCCACCTGCGTAGAGACGGGAGAGGGAGGATACATGTGTATCTGTCCTCAAGGCTTTGCTGGAAAAGACTGCCATTTGAAGAAGCAACTCTGCCTGGAGAATgg CTCCCCTTGTCAGAATGGAGGCACATGTGTGGACGCTAGTGGCTCAGCCGCATCCCCTTTCTGTTCCTGTCCCTCTGGGTTTTCCGGAGACTTCTGTGAGATCGGTGTTGACAGCTGCCAGCCTAACCCCTGCCTCAACTATGGCAATTGTACAAACCACGGCCTCACGTTCACGTGTGTCTGTCCACCGGGCTTCTCGGGTTTCACCTGCAACGACAGCACCAGCAGCTCCTCCTGTGCTGGCAGGCCCTGTTCCAACAGCGGGACATGTGTCCGTCAGCTTGATGGAACGTTCCAGTGTGTCTGCCAGAAAGGGTTTGCGGGTCCAACTTGTTCTCTGCGTCACAGACCAAAGAGCAGAAACAAACTGCTTGGTGCTAGACCGGTGGAGCACCACATGCTCGCCCTAGCCCCCCAACACTACTCTCTGCCCGCCCACGCCTTTCACAAGCTGCTTAAACCTCCCGATAGAGACCTGCTGAAGATCACCCTGAAGGAGACTGTCCACTCCTCTGGCGTTCTTGTCACTCACGGTCAGCTCATCTGCTTCGGCATGCTGGCCTTGCTCACCTGCCTGGTTATTCTAGGCACGACGGGAATAGTTTTATTTGGCCGCTGCGAGACGTGGCTGGCCAATGCCAAGTACAGCCAGCTTGTTCGACAGCAACGGGAACACCTGCTGAGAGAAGTCGGAAGCCCGAGCCAAGAAGAGCCGGAGCACTCGGTAAACATCATCCTGCCAGAGAAGATTAGACTCTCCAGCTTTGGGAGACACTACACCTCAATCTGA